From bacterium:
GATATGCGTTCCGCCTCCGAAGCTTTTGTTCTACGTTTACCGCCCATATTTCTTGTGAATGTTGTGGTTAATTCGAAAAGGGAAATTTGCGCTTTATTTGCCGGCAGGTCAGATGAAGTTTTTCGCGCAGCCAGAAACATCGCGCAACAGGTGTATCGAACCGTCATTGACCGAGCCAAAGCTAAACAATATGATGTTGTATTCGTCAATATGTATCCTTTGGACTCAGATCCCGTTCAATCCGGTAAAAGCCCCTGGATAAAAAAGTTTTTTAAGAACGCTATCCCTATTCAGATAAATAGTTCCGCAGATGGAATTGACTACCATGGATGGAAATTACTGCGAAGAAGCCGCCTCTCTACGCTTATCATTCTTCTTATAGGAGAAGGACTGAGCTTAAAATTCATGCCCTCATTTTTCCGGCGTCCGGCGTCATGGTCACTTATTAAGAAAATGAGGGCTTATTGCGTCAAACGAATGCTTGAGAATCCCGGCGTCGATTATCCTACTTTTTTCAAAAACTTGAAAACCAAGGAAGTCCTTGTTGACGAACTGAACATGGCAGAACAACAAATACCATCGCTTCAAAAAAGTCCGTGGATCTATTCTGAGAATTATCCTCCACCGCAATTTCGAAAAAAATACCCAAGGGGCACTCTACTTCGGTCATGGGATTCCGTTATTATGGCAATCTCACATTATTTTCCTAATGCAAAAGTGGCAGTGGTAACCTGCGCGCCGGTGCAGATACCTGTATTGAAGGGAGATCATGAAGGCCCTCATTGACATCCGAGATCCGGCATCGGTCTTGACTCTGTTTGACATCAACTTAGCGGAACGTATCCTGAGGCAGTTGTGGGTGCGAGGTGTTAGGGAAGCTTGGATTTTAACGGATTCTAGACCGTTGTCATTAAAGGCAGAATTTGCGCATCGCTTTCCTATGACTGTCCGCACGATCCGCATCAATGAATCACTCTCCTCAGAACCGGCGGATTGGATTATCGTTGACGGCAACGGCATTTATGATGACCGCGTTTTGGACTCATTGGTAAATGCAACAGAAGATATACGTATTTTTGATTCACTTAAGAGACTCACTCCAATTGCATTAAAAGTGTACTATTCAGAAACGACGGATTTTATTTCGGATGTTTTTGAAAGAAGAAATGTGATTCCAACAGAAACACATTTGTCCGACATAAGGGCAATTGATAGCTATATACCGTTTCTGAGAAAATCTTACGTTCCAACGTTGCGATTTGTTGATGAACATGATAATCTTCGCGAAATTGAAAATGACTTGTTCGAAAAAACATTTAAATCCGGCCTGGAGTGGATCGCGATCTACGGATATAAAATTCCGGTACGTGAACTTACCCGATTCTTTGCAAATACTCCCGTTACGCCCAATCACATTACGGCAGTCGCAATGGTATGCAGATGGGTTTC
This genomic window contains:
- a CDS encoding CDP-alcohol phosphatidyltransferase family protein; this translates as MKALIDIRDPASVLTLFDINLAERILRQLWVRGVREAWILTDSRPLSLKAEFAHRFPMTVRTIRINESLSSEPADWIIVDGNGIYDDRVLDSLVNATEDIRIFDSLKRLTPIALKVYYSETTDFISDVFERRNVIPTETHLSDIRAIDSYIPFLRKSYVPTLRFVDEHDNLREIENDLFEKTFKSGLEWIAIYGYKIPVRELTRFFANTPVTPNHITAVAMVCRWVSIPLLFMNWIGLGLLLIVFFIILDSLDGKLARMTFRFSDHADWIDHGSVLPTRLGWYAGLGWHYSGGDYTSPVGLMTLATFVFIVLDDINWVIAKRLFRRTLFDITDFDSTVHLFTHRRNDMFVMLLGYFLGVGLNSFAFICLWVFGTWLWHSCRIIYVVSFLGLHKK
- a CDS encoding DUF2088 domain-containing protein, with amino-acid sequence MSKSFKVKQAAWFKDIEQEFFIPDSFELDIIGPNDAPPMSEEAIANAIRKPLGPSMTAMAQGMKRIVFVVDDLGRPTPAHDIIPNLLDLLFQTGIEKKNISFVIATGSHRQLSQTDLELKLGQEIVASYPVTSHDAFNSPMIHLGVLDNGFPCIANKEVAEADLIVGIGCVIPHSCHGFGGGAKLFCPGIAGMESIVTMHGFTPKRGRVVGDVPEKEWDMRSASEAFVLRLPPIFLVNVVVNSKREICALFAGRSDEVFRAARNIAQQVYRTVIDRAKAKQYDVVFVNMYPLDSDPVQSGKSPWIKKFFKNAIPIQINSSADGIDYHGWKLLRRSRLSTLIILLIGEGLSLKFMPSFFRRPASWSLIKKMRAYCVKRMLENPGVDYPTFFKNLKTKEVLVDELNMAEQQIPSLQKSPWIYSENYPPPQFRKKYPRGTLLRSWDSVIMAISHYFPNAKVAVVTCAPVQIPVLKGDHEGPH